In Cynocephalus volans isolate mCynVol1 chromosome 3, mCynVol1.pri, whole genome shotgun sequence, one DNA window encodes the following:
- the LPCAT4 gene encoding lysophospholipid acyltransferase LPCAT4 produces MSQGSPGDWAPLDPTPGPPAPPNPFVHELHLSRFQRVKFCLLGALLAPIRVLLAFIVLFLLWPFAWLQVAGLTEEQLQEPITGWRKTVCHNGVLGLSRLLFFLLGFLRIRVRGQRASRLQAPVLVAAPHSTFFDPIVLLPCDLPKVVSRAENLSVPVIGALLRFNQAILVSRHDPASRRRVVEEVRRRATSGGKWPQVLFFPEGTCSNKKALLKFKPGAFIAGVPVQPVLIRYPNSLDTTSWAWRGPGVLKVLWLTASQPCSIVDVEFLPVYHPSPVESRDPTLYANNVQRVMAQALGIPATECEFVGSLPMIVVGRLKVALEPQLWELGKVLRKAGLSPGCVDTGAEPGRSRMISQEEFARQLQLSDSHTVAGAFSYFQQDAKGLVDFRDVALALAALDGGRSLEELTLLAFELFAEEQAEGPSRLLCKDGFSTILHLLLGSPHPAATTLHAELCRAGPSQGLSLCQFQNFSLHDPLYGKLFSTYLRPPHSPQGTSQIPNATSPGNPTALANGTVQAPKQKSD; encoded by the exons ATGAGCCAGGGAAGTCCGGGGGACTGGGCCCCCCTCGATCCCACCCCCGGACCCCCAGCGCCCCCCAACCCCTTCGTGCATGAGTTACATCTCTCCCGCTTCCAGAGGGTTAAG TTCTGCCTCCTGGGGGCACTGCTGGCCCCTATCCGAGTGCTTCTGGCCTTTATCGTCCTCTTTCTCCTCTGGCCCTTTGCCTGGCTGCAAGTAGCAGGTCTTACTGAGGAGCAGCTTCAGGAGCCAATTACAGGATGGAGGAA GACTGTGTGCCACAATGGGGTGCTGGGCCTGAGCCGCCTGCTCTTTTTCCTGCTGGGCTTCCTCCGGATTCGCGTTCGGGGACAGCGGGCCTCTCGCCTTCAAGCCCCTGTCCTTGTTGctgccccccactccacttttttCGACCCCATTGTTCTGCTGCCCTGTGACCTGCCCAAAGTTGTTTCCCGAGCTGAgaacctttctgtgcctgtcaTTGGAG CCCTTCTTCGATTCAACCAAGCCATCCTAGTATCCCGACACGACCCTGCTTCTAGGCGCAGAGTGGTGGAGGAGGTCCGAAGGCGGGCCACCTCAGGAGGCAAGTGGCCCCAG GTGTTATTCTTTCCTGAGGGCACCTGTTCCAACAAGAAGGCTTTGCTTAAGTTCAAACCAG GAGCCTTCATTGCAGGGGTGCCTGTGCAGCCTGTCCTCATCCGCTACCCCAACAGTCTG GACACCACCAGCTGGGCATGGAGGGGCCCTGGAGT ACTCAAAGTCCTCTGGCTCACTGCTTCTCAGCCCTGCAGCATTGTGGATGTGGAG TTTCTCCCCGTATATCACCCCAGCCCTGTGGAGAGCAGGGACCCCACCCTCTATGCCAACAATGTCCAGAGGGTCATGGCACA GGCCCTGGGCATTCCAGCCACCGAATGTGAGTTTGTAGGGAGCTTGCCTATGATTGTGGTGGGCCGGCTGAAGGTGGCATTGGAGCCGCAGCTCTGGGAACTGGGAAAAGTGCTTCGAAAGGCTGG GCTGTCCCCTGGCTGTGTGGACACTGGGGCAGAGCCAGGCCGGAGTCGAATGATTAGCCAAGAAGAGTTTGCCAGGCAGCTACAGCTCTCTGATTCTCACACGGTGGCTGGTGCCTTTAGCTACTTCCAGCAG GATGCCAAGGGTTTGGTGGACTTCCGAGATGTGGCCCTTGCACTAGCAGCTCTGGATGGGGGCAGGAGCCTGGAGGAGCTGACTCTCCTGGCCTTTGAG CTCTTTGCTGAAGAGCAAGCTGAGGGGCCCAGCCGCCTGCTGTGCAAAGACGGCTTCAGCACCATCCTGCACCTGCTGCTGGGCTCACCCCACCCTGCTGCCACAACTCTGCATGCTGAGCTATGCCGGGCAGGGCCCAGCCAAGGCCTCTCCCTCT GTCAGTTCCAGAACTTCTCTCTTCATGACCCACTCTATGGGAAGCTCTTCAGCACCTATCTGCGCCCTCCCCATTCCCCTCAAGGCACCTCCCAGATACCAAATGCCACATCTCCAGGCAACCCCACTGCTCTGGCCAATGGGACTGTGCAAGCACCCAAGCAGAAGAGCGACTGA